The genomic DNA AGGGTCACGGTCTGGGGGTCGTCGTCGGCGATGGTCAGGCTCGCCGTCACGCCGTCCCACGACGCGTTGCCCGACACGCCGGACAGCGTCGCGGTGAGCGTCTCGTCGGATTCGTGGAAGCCGTCGGGCACCACGGCCAGGGGCACGAAGCGCACCGTGCTGCCGGCGGGGATGCCGTACTCCTCGGCGAGGGCCGTGTAGTCGGCGCCCGCGGTGGCCGTGCCGTCGGCGGTCATCAGGGTGAAGACCACCGGCAGGGGCACGGCGAAGGGCAGGCTCACGCGGAAGCCGGCGCCGCCGGCGTCCTCGTCGGCCCCCACGCCCACCACGCTCAGGGTCACGCGGTCGTCGTCGACGATGGTCAGGTCGAGGCGGTTCGCCTCGCCCACCACCGCGTTGGCCACGGCGCTGATCAACACCTGGAAGTCCTCCGGATCCTCCATGAGCACGTCGTCCAGGGCCGCGATCGACACCGTCCGGCTCAGGGCGCCGCCGGGCGCGAACACCAGGTCGGTGTCCACGGCCACGAAGTCGGCCCCGCCGGTGGCGCCGTCGTCGCGGGTGGCCAGGTTCACCGTCACCGGCAGCACGCTCGAGCGGTCGAGGCTCACCACCACGTCGAGGCTGGTGGTGCCGGCCGACTCGACCAGGGTCGTGTTGCCGGGCACCGCGAGGGCCAGGCTCGCCGTGGGCGGCAGGGTGTCGTCGTAGAGCTGCACCGTCACCGCGGCGATGCCCGGGAAGGCGTCGTACACGGGGTCGGCCGAGGTGGCGGCGTGATCGAGGGTGAAGACCATGTTGTCGGCGTCGACCTGGTCGAGCTCGGCCCAGAGGCGGATCTCCTGCTCGGTGTTCCAGTCGGCCGGCGTGAAGACCAGGCTCACGGGGTCGACGTGGAACGACGGGTCGACCGGGCTCGCCGTCACGTCCACCGTCACGTCGGCCACCGGCTGCGAGAGCAGGCGCACGCGGTAGGTCTCGGCCACGGCGCCGCCCGTCGACTCGACCAGGGTCAGCGCGCTCTCGGACACGTGCACGCCCGCCGAGTCGTCGTCGACGATCACCACGGGCACCAGGCCGTCGCCGCCCTGGCCGTCGAAGTCCACGTCGCGCGAGACCACCGCCAGCGAGACGCTCGTGTATGCCGTCGCTTCGTCGATGCGGTCGTCCAGGGCGTGCACCGACACCGTGCGCGGCCGGGCCCAGTCGTCGTCGATGGGCACGATCACCACCGTGTCCGGCTCGGCCACGATCTGCGAGTCGTCGGCCGCCACCAGCACGCGCACCGTGTCGTCGGGCACCATCAGCAGGGACAGGCGGAAGGTGCGCGAGGCGCCGCCCTCGGCCAGCACCAGCGTGTCGGTGACCACCGCCAGGCGCTTCAGGCCGGGATCGTACAGGTCCCAGTCGTTGTCGGCGCGGTCGCAGGCCACGCCCAGCAGGCCCGCCAGGCCCAGGGCCAGCAGCAGCGGAATCAGGCGGTGTGCGCGGCGCGTCGTCATCTAGAACACCACCAGGCCCAGGGATGCGGTCGGCGCCAGACCCGACCAGAAGTCGTGCTGGTCGGTGTCGGCGGGGTAGTACACGGCGCCGGCCTCGAGCACGGCGCCCACCTCGAGCCCGCCGCCCGAGAGGAACATCTTGCGGAAATGCCCGCGCACGCCGACGCCGCGCAGGTGATAGGTGCGGTCGAGGTACTTCAGCACGTCGTGGCCGTCGTAGATGCCGCCGAGGCTGAGCACCGCCGCCACCCCGTAGTGGAGCACCTGCGACTGGCTCATGCGCGACAGGCCGTAGCTCACCTCCAGGCGGTGGAAGGTGACGTCGCCCGTGCGCCCGGGCGCCATGATCGACGCCGTCTCGTAGCGGTTCTGGCCGTAGCTGAGGGTGAGTTCGCGGCTGGTGACCCAGCCCTCGTCCCACACGTGGCGCTCGGGGTAGCCGTGGCGCCAGGTGAGGCCGAGCTGCCAGCCGGCGCTGGCGCCGATCACGCCCGCCTCGGGGTCCTCGCCGAAGCGGTCGCCGAGCTGGCCCACGATCTGGGCGGTGAAGAGCACGTCGGGGAACTTCAGCGGGTCGGGCTCCTCGATGGTGAAGGCGGCGCCGGCGCGCTCCTCCCAGACGGGGTTCAGGGTCACGTCGATGCGGAACTCCATGCGGCCCTGCGGGTCGCCCCGGAACTGGGGGTACACCAGGAACTTCTCGCAGTTGAGCACCTTGTCCCAGCCGCGGTCGTAGTCCTCGGGCACGAAGCGCCAGCCGCGGATCTCGTAGATCACGCGCACGTCCATGGTGTAGATCATCACCGTGTAGTCGCGGTCGGGCAGCAGGTCCTGGCTGTTGATGTTGAAGTGGCCGGGGAAGCCGCGGTCGATGTCGGCGTAGAGGCAGCCGTCGGCGTCGTCGAGGCAGAACTCGACCTCGCCGATGGGGATGAACTCGCCCTCGAGGTCCTGCACCGAGAACTGCAGGAAGCCCAGGCCGGGCCGCGCCGCCGCCGACCACGCCGGCAGGGCGGCAAGAAGTGCCGCGGCCAGGAAGATTCGGAATGTCGCGGCCGTCCCGGCGTGCCGGGCCGGACGGGGCAGTCTGGCGTGCATGGGGCCTCTCTCGGCGATTTCCGGTCGCTGGCGCCGCCCGGCGGCCTGTCCGGCGGGGGGCGCACGTCGGCGTATCGCAAGAGGCGTACCCCGGGCACGGGGAATCTTTAGGACAAGGAGAGGGGATGGCGGGAGCGTGGCGAGCGGGCGGCGGTCAGGGCATCTTTTCCGGCTTGCAGAGCCACTTCTTGTCGTTGGCGACCCGCCCGCAGTCCTTGCAGATGTATGTGGGCTCCTTGACGATCTCGATCAGCTTGTCGAGCTGCTTGACGTACTGGGCCTTGGTCCACTTGCAGATGGCTTTCGCCATGGTACCCCGCTTCCCGTCGGCGGCCCCGCGCCGCCGCCCGTTTCCCCGGATATCGGACCGGAGAACACCATGATTAATGTTTTGTAAATCCCCATCCGGGCAGCGCCCGAGCCCGACTCGCAGTATAGAATAGACGGGTTGGAATACCATGACCAGCGCCTATCGCCGGTCCCGGCCGCTGGGCGCAACGAATGCAGGTGCCATGAGCGAGAATGCCACTCCCGAAGCGGAAACGCCCCGCCCCGCGGCGCCGGTCGAGCCCCGCGACCGCTACCTGAACCGCGAGCTCGGCCTGCTCCAGTTCCAGTACCGGGTGCTCGAGGAGGTCATGGACCCGGCCAACCCCCTGCTCGAGCGGGTGAAGTTCCTCTCGATCCTGGGTTCGAACCTCGACGAGTTCTTCATGGTGCGCGTCGGCGGGCTGGTCATGCAGAAGCGGGCCGGCATCGTCGACTTCAGCATCGACGGCCAGGGCGCCGCCGAGCAGCTCGTCGCCATCCGCAAGGTGGCCTCCGACCTCATGGACCGCGCCCGCGACCACTGGCGCGACGTGCTGCAGCCCGCCCTCGCCGACGCGGGCATCCGCATCCTCGACTTCGCCGAGCTGAACGACAAGCAGGTGGGCCAGGTCGAGGCGTACTTCAAGCAGACCATCTTCCCGGTGCTCACGCCCCAGGCCGTCGACACCGGGCACCCCTTCCCCCACATCTCGAACCTGAGCCACAACCTGGCCGTGATCGTGCGCGACGAGGACGGCGAGGAGCGCTTCGCCCGCATCAAGCTGCCCTCGACCCTGCCCCTGCTCGTGCCCATCAAGCGCTCGAGCGGCGGCGAGCGGCGCGACGGCACCGTGCCCCACAACCACTGGTTCGTCTGGCTCGACCAGGTCATCGCCAACTACCTCGACGAGCTCTTTCCCGGCATGACCATCGTGCGCAGCCACGGCTTCCGCGTCACGCGCAACGCCGACATCGCCCTGCAGGACCTCGAGGCCACCGACCTGCAGGAGAAGATCGTCGAGAACATCCTCGTGCGGCGCTTCAGCCCCGTCATCTGCCTGGCCCTCGAGAAGGACGTCCCGGCCGACACGCGGCAGATCCTGGTCGACAACCTCGCCGTGAACCACAACGACATCTACGAGGTCGACCGGCCCCTGCCCATGGGCGGCCTGATGCAGCTGTACGACATCGACCGCTTCGACCTCAAGTTCGAGCCCGAGCCGCCGGTGACGCCGTCCAACCTGCGCGTCGACACCATGGAGGGCGACATCTTCGCGGCGATCCGCGAGCGCGACATCCTGCTGCACCACCCGTACGAGAGCTTCGATCCGGTGATCGAGCTCCTGAAGACCGCCTGCCGCGACCCCGAGGTGCTGGCCATCAAGCAGACGCTCTACCGCGTGGGCAACCGCTCGCCGGTTGTGAAGTACCTGCTCGAGGCGCGGCGCGAGCACCGCAAGCAGGTGACGGTGCTGGTCGAACTGAAGGCGCGCTTCGACGAGGAGAGCAACATCGGCTGGGCCAAGATGCTCGAGCGCGAGGGCGTGCACGTGGTGTATGGCCTGGTGGGCCTGAAGACCCACGCCAAGATGCTGCTGGTGGTGCGCCGCGAAGGCGAGGAGCTGCGCCGCTACGCCCACCTGGGCACGGGCAACTACAACCACACCACCGCCCGCCACTACGAGGACATCGGCCTGCTCACGTGCGACGACGGGATCGGCGCCGACATGACCGACGTCTTCAACTACCTGACGGGCTATTCGAAGCTGAAGGACTTCCGGCAGCTCCTGGTGGCGCCCCTGAACCTGCGCGAGAAGCTGGTGGACAAGGTGCGGCGCGAGATCGAGCACGCCCGCGAGGGCCGCGGCGGCCATCTCATCTTCAAGTTCAACTCGCTGGTCGATCAGCCCTTCATCGACCTGCTGTACGAGGCCTCCCAGGCCGGCGTGCGCATCGAGCTGATCATTCGCGGGCTGTGCTGCCTGCGGCCGGGCGTGCCGGGGCTGAGCGAGATCATCACGGTGCGCAGCATCCTCGGCCGGCACCTCGAGCACAGCCGCGCCTTCTGGTTCGCCAACGGCGGCGACGAGGAGGTCTACATCGGCAGCGCCGACATCATGACGCGCAACCTGAACCGCCGGGTCGAGACCCTGGCGCCGGTGCGCGACGAACGGCTGATCGCGCGCATCCGCGACGAGATCCTGTGGGCCGCGCAGCACGACAACGTGAAGGCGCGCCTGATGGACGCCGACGGGAACTACGCCCGCACCCGACCGCGGGCCAAGGAGAAACCCATCGACTCCCAGCAGTGGCTCTACCGACAGAGGAGCAAGTCCGTCCCATGAGCTTCACCACGCGACGCCTGTACTTCCTGCGCCACGGCCGCGCCGACCGCTCGGCCTACCTCGGCGACGACGACCGCCTGCGCCCCCTGACCGACGAGGGCCGCGAACGCATGGCCGCCCAGGCCGCCGCCCTCGCCGAACTCGACCTGGGGTGCGACGTGATCCTCACCAGCCCCCTGGCCCGCTGCCGCCAGACGGCCGACATCGTGGGCGAGGCCCTCGGCCTGGCCGACGAGGTGCACGAGGCCAAGGTGCTCGGGCCCGGGTTCGTGGTGAAGGACCTGAAGGACCTGCTCGACGGCTACGGCCACTGCGGCACGCTGATGCTGGTGGGGCACGAGCCCGACTTCAGCGAAGTGGTCTCGCGGTTGACGGGGGGCTCGAACCTGGTGCTCAAGAAGGGGGGCCTGGCGCGGGTCGACCTCTTCAGCGGCTTCTCCGGCCTGGCCGGCGACCTGATCTGGCTGATTCCGCCCAAGGTGTTGGCGCGCTGACGTTTGCGCCAGGCCGCGGCCGCTGCGACGGCGCTCAGCGGGCCGCCTGCGCCGCCGCCACCAGCGCGTCGAGCTCGGCGGCGTCGATGCCGAGGTTGGTGCCCGTCGTGCGGGCCGCCCGGATCCAGGGGTGGTCCAGCGGCACCATGTTGCGCACGCCCGCCACCTCGGTCAGGGGCACCGCCACCCCGTCGCCGCTCCGCTCCGCCACCATGACGTTGAAGGTCCCGCTCGCCATGAGCTCGACCGCCCGCGTGCCCAGCTTGGTGGCCAGCAGGCGGTCGCGCGCCGTGGGCGAACCGCCCCGCTGCACGTGGCCGAGGGCCGTCACGCGCGCCTCGGTGCGGGTCAGGCCCTGCACCTCGCGGGCGATGCGGCTGGCCAGCGACTCCTTGACCAGCTTGTAGCCGTCGAGGTCTTCGGGCAGTTCGGGCTCGGGCGGGAGCGCCGCCTTCTCGACCGCCTTCTGCGCCGAGCGTTCGGCCTCTTCGCGCGAGAGGGCGCCCTCGGCGATGGCCACGATGGAGAAGCGCCGTCCGAAGCGCCGCTGCCGGTCGAGCAGGTACTCGGCCACGGCCCCGATGTCGTAGGGGATCTCCGGGATCAGGATCACGTCGGCGCCGCCGGCCACGCCGCTGCCCAGGGCGATCCAGCCGGTGCGGTGGCCCATGGTCTCGACGAGGATGATGCGGTCGTGGCTGGTGGCCGTGGTGTGCAGCCGGTCGATGGCGTTGGTCGCGATCGACAGGGCGGTGTCGAAGCCGAAGGAGGCGTCGGTCAGGCCCACGTCGTTGTCGATGGTCTTGGGCAGGGTGATCACGTTCAGGCCGGCCTCGGCCAGCAGCAGCGCGTTCTTCTGGGTGCCGCCGCCGCCCAGGCACACGAGGCAGTCGATGCCCGCCGTGCGCGCGTTCTCGACCGCCGTGCCCACCATGTTCAGCACCTTGCCGCCCATGGGCATCTTGTTGGGCTTGTCGCGCGAGGTGCCCAGGATGGTGCCGCCCTGCGAGAGGATGCCGCTCATCTCGCGGTAGGCCAACGGCCGCATGCGGTTCTCGACCAGGCCGCGGAAGCCGTCCTCGATGCCCAGGACCTTCATGTCGTGGTCGTGGATCGCGGCCTTGGTCACGGCCCGGATGGCGGCGTTCAGGCCGGGGCAGTCGCCGCCGGCAGTGAGGATCCCGATGCAGCGGGGGATGCCGTTGTGGTCGGCCATGAGGTTCCTTCCGGAAGGCGACGGGGTACCGATCGCTGCTATCATAACGGGTACCGGGTCGAGCGTCCACGGCGTGCTGGGCCGGCAGGAAACGGGGAGAGGACATGGCACCCAGGCAACCACGACACCTCTTCGGCGCCGCCCACCCCGACGCCCCCCGCGAGTTCGCCGCGCGGACCGAGGCCCACCGGACCACCCACCGGGCGGCCCGGCTGCTGCGGCGGCGCTTCTTCGACACCTTCGACTGGCGCCTCCACGCCCGGGGCTGGGTGCTGACCCAGAACGTCAACGATCTCGTGCTGCGCGACCAGGCCGACGGCGCACGCGTGGCCCGCATCAAGGGCCTGACGACCCTGCCCTCCCGCTTCGTGCGCGACTGGCCCGACGGGCCGCTCAAGGACCTGGTCGCCCCCGTGGTCGGCGTGCGCGCCGTGCTGCATCTGGTCACCCTCGAGGGGCCCGCCCACACCGACCGCTGGGTCGATCCCAAGACCGGCCGCGCCTGGCTCATCGACCACCGCGACCTGCACCAGGTGCGCCGGGCCGCGACCCGTCCCTTCCTGCAGGTCGTGGCGGCCGCGCCCGCCGACGACCGCACCACCGGCGGCCACCGCCTGGCCCGCCTGCTGCGCAGCTGCGGCTACCGCACCATCGACCCGACCCTCTTCGTGCCGGCCATGGCCCGCGCCGGCCTCGAGCCCGGCGGCTACGCCAAGGGCTTCCGGCTCGACCTCGATCCCCGCCGGAGCGCCGGCGCCGCCGGGGCCGCCATCGCCATGGCGCTCGTCGGGCGCATGCGCGCCAACCGGCGCGGCCTCGAGCAGGACATCGACCCCGAGTTCCTGCACGACTTCCGGGTCGCGACGCGGCGGCTGCGCACCTGGGTGGCCGAGGCGCGGGGCCTGCTGCCCGCCCGCCTGCGCGACGAGGCCACTGATCTGCTGCGCGCCCTCGGCGGCGCCACCAACCGGCTGCGCGACCTGGACGTCTTCCTGCAGCAGCGCGACGACCTCGTGGCCCTGCTGCCCGCCGACCGCCACGACGAGGCCGAGCTCGTCTTCGCCCGCGCCGCCGACGCCCGCACCCTGTGCCGGCGCGAACTCGACGCGCGCCTGGCCGACCCCCACTTCCTGGCCGTGCTCGACTGGGCCGCCGCCCACCTCGGCGTCGAGGGCGCCAAGCCGCCGAAGCG from bacterium includes the following:
- the ppk1 gene encoding polyphosphate kinase 1, which translates into the protein MSENATPEAETPRPAAPVEPRDRYLNRELGLLQFQYRVLEEVMDPANPLLERVKFLSILGSNLDEFFMVRVGGLVMQKRAGIVDFSIDGQGAAEQLVAIRKVASDLMDRARDHWRDVLQPALADAGIRILDFAELNDKQVGQVEAYFKQTIFPVLTPQAVDTGHPFPHISNLSHNLAVIVRDEDGEERFARIKLPSTLPLLVPIKRSSGGERRDGTVPHNHWFVWLDQVIANYLDELFPGMTIVRSHGFRVTRNADIALQDLEATDLQEKIVENILVRRFSPVICLALEKDVPADTRQILVDNLAVNHNDIYEVDRPLPMGGLMQLYDIDRFDLKFEPEPPVTPSNLRVDTMEGDIFAAIRERDILLHHPYESFDPVIELLKTACRDPEVLAIKQTLYRVGNRSPVVKYLLEARREHRKQVTVLVELKARFDEESNIGWAKMLEREGVHVVYGLVGLKTHAKMLLVVRREGEELRRYAHLGTGNYNHTTARHYEDIGLLTCDDGIGADMTDVFNYLTGYSKLKDFRQLLVAPLNLREKLVDKVRREIEHAREGRGGHLIFKFNSLVDQPFIDLLYEASQAGVRIELIIRGLCCLRPGVPGLSEIITVRSILGRHLEHSRAFWFANGGDEEVYIGSADIMTRNLNRRVETLAPVRDERLIARIRDEILWAAQHDNVKARLMDADGNYARTRPRAKEKPIDSQQWLYRQRSKSVP
- the sixA gene encoding phosphohistidine phosphatase SixA; amino-acid sequence: MSFTTRRLYFLRHGRADRSAYLGDDDRLRPLTDEGRERMAAQAAALAELDLGCDVILTSPLARCRQTADIVGEALGLADEVHEAKVLGPGFVVKDLKDLLDGYGHCGTLMLVGHEPDFSEVVSRLTGGSNLVLKKGGLARVDLFSGFSGLAGDLIWLIPPKVLAR
- a CDS encoding 6-phosphofructokinase — encoded protein: MADHNGIPRCIGILTAGGDCPGLNAAIRAVTKAAIHDHDMKVLGIEDGFRGLVENRMRPLAYREMSGILSQGGTILGTSRDKPNKMPMGGKVLNMVGTAVENARTAGIDCLVCLGGGGTQKNALLLAEAGLNVITLPKTIDNDVGLTDASFGFDTALSIATNAIDRLHTTATSHDRIILVETMGHRTGWIALGSGVAGGADVILIPEIPYDIGAVAEYLLDRQRRFGRRFSIVAIAEGALSREEAERSAQKAVEKAALPPEPELPEDLDGYKLVKESLASRIAREVQGLTRTEARVTALGHVQRGGSPTARDRLLATKLGTRAVELMASGTFNVMVAERSGDGVAVPLTEVAGVRNMVPLDHPWIRAARTTGTNLGIDAAELDALVAAAQAAR
- a CDS encoding CHAD domain-containing protein, which produces MAPRQPRHLFGAAHPDAPREFAARTEAHRTTHRAARLLRRRFFDTFDWRLHARGWVLTQNVNDLVLRDQADGARVARIKGLTTLPSRFVRDWPDGPLKDLVAPVVGVRAVLHLVTLEGPAHTDRWVDPKTGRAWLIDHRDLHQVRRAATRPFLQVVAAAPADDRTTGGHRLARLLRSCGYRTIDPTLFVPAMARAGLEPGGYAKGFRLDLDPRRSAGAAGAAIAMALVGRMRANRRGLEQDIDPEFLHDFRVATRRLRTWVAEARGLLPARLRDEATDLLRALGGATNRLRDLDVFLQQRDDLVALLPADRHDEAELVFARAADARTLCRRELDARLADPHFLAVLDWAAAHLGVEGAKPPKRARRRVGPEADRLLLRSYERLRARGDTLGPRPAAADLHRVRIAAKRHRYVVEFFASLYRADAVGAHLDRLRTLQDVLGAHNDAAMQRRELARLAPDLAAADALTTALAARQEAECDRFAAAWDAVAGRGCRRKLRRLVRGRRKNAR